The following proteins are encoded in a genomic region of Arthrobacter jiangjiafuii:
- a CDS encoding lycopene cyclase domain-containing protein, with the protein MTYWALNAVFLVPAAAVLALALLRHRAKGAPAALAVTAVVLLVLTAVFDNVMIAAGLFSYNPDRISGAFIGSAPLEDFAYALAAVLLLPGLWMLLGKPAGTGRAEQPDPARHDHHPAEPEEKP; encoded by the coding sequence GTGACGTACTGGGCGCTCAACGCCGTGTTCCTCGTGCCCGCAGCCGCCGTGCTGGCCCTGGCCCTGCTGCGCCACCGCGCCAAGGGTGCGCCGGCCGCCCTGGCGGTCACCGCCGTCGTGCTCCTGGTCCTGACCGCCGTGTTCGACAACGTGATGATCGCGGCGGGACTGTTCAGCTACAACCCGGACCGGATTTCCGGTGCCTTCATCGGCAGCGCTCCGCTGGAGGACTTCGCCTACGCCCTGGCGGCCGTACTGCTGCTGCCAGGGCTGTGGATGCTGCTGGGCAAGCCGGCCGGAACCGGCCGGGCCGAGCAGCCGGACCCGGCCCGGCACGATCACCACCCCGCAGAA
- a CDS encoding lycopene cyclase domain-containing protein, translating to MGFLYLSLLLASIGCMALLDHRFKLFFFADARRATLVSIIGLVFFLLWDLGGIGLDIFYRGETPIMLGLVLAPHLPVEEVFFLAFLCYLTMVLFGLVSLVLRRATGQKTARQETNR from the coding sequence GTGGGTTTCCTCTACCTGTCCCTGCTCCTGGCGTCGATCGGCTGCATGGCGCTGCTGGATCACCGGTTCAAGCTCTTCTTCTTCGCCGACGCCCGCCGTGCCACCCTGGTGAGCATCATCGGCCTGGTCTTTTTCCTGCTCTGGGACCTGGGCGGGATAGGCCTGGATATTTTCTACCGCGGCGAAACCCCGATCATGCTCGGCCTGGTCCTTGCCCCGCACCTGCCCGTCGAGGAGGTCTTCTTCCTGGCCTTCCTCTGCTACCTGACCATGGTGCTCTTCGGCCTGGTGTCGCTGGTGCTGCGGCGTGCCACGGGGCAGAAGACGGCACGACAGGAGACGAACCGGTGA
- the crtI gene encoding phytoene desaturase family protein, whose amino-acid sequence MTRRRASAPPRTAVVIGGGITGLATAALLAREGLEVTVLEKQPVAGGRTGSWQSAGFSFDTGPSWYLMPEVFDHFFRLLGTSAAEQLDLVKLDPGYRVLFEGSPDPVDIAATRSENVALFESLEPGAGARLEKYLDSAVDVYDMAKKRFLYSTFASFLPLLRPDVLKRGPRLAQLLLQPLSSFVAGKFTDPRIRQILGYPAVFLGSSPFTTPSMYHLMSRLDLADGVLYPMGGFTRIISVIASLAEDDGVKILTGSTVTRIRTTASPSRTGSSSRRRPRATGVDYTDASGHPLSLDADLVVSAADLHHTETALLPRELQTYPERYWKHRVPGPGGLLLHLGVRGELPSLAHHTLLFTRDWKENFEKIFGKHPSVPDPASLYVCRPSATDPEAAPAGHENIFVLVPVPSDPTLGSGGVDGGGDPRIEAMADAVIAQISAWADIPDLAERITVRKTVGPQDFVQDLNSWRGTLLGPAHVLKQSAFFRGSNASRKVDGLLYAGGSTLPGIGLPMCLISAELVLKRLRGDTSTEELPVPGNAVPGRGSGA is encoded by the coding sequence ATGACCCGCAGGAGAGCATCCGCACCACCGCGCACCGCCGTCGTCATTGGCGGCGGGATCACCGGCCTGGCCACTGCAGCCCTGCTGGCACGGGAGGGCCTCGAGGTGACGGTCCTGGAAAAGCAGCCGGTGGCCGGCGGCCGGACCGGGTCCTGGCAGAGCGCGGGGTTCAGCTTCGACACCGGACCGTCCTGGTACCTCATGCCGGAGGTGTTTGATCATTTCTTCCGGCTGCTGGGCACCTCCGCGGCCGAGCAGCTGGACCTGGTGAAGCTGGATCCGGGGTACCGGGTACTGTTCGAAGGCTCCCCGGATCCAGTAGACATCGCGGCCACCCGCAGCGAAAACGTGGCACTGTTCGAGTCCCTCGAACCCGGCGCCGGAGCCAGGCTCGAGAAGTATCTGGACTCCGCCGTCGACGTTTACGACATGGCCAAGAAACGCTTCCTCTACTCCACCTTCGCATCCTTCCTGCCGCTGCTGCGCCCCGACGTGCTCAAGCGCGGCCCGCGGCTGGCCCAGCTGCTGCTCCAGCCGCTGAGCTCGTTTGTGGCAGGGAAGTTCACCGATCCGAGGATCCGCCAGATCCTGGGCTACCCGGCCGTGTTCCTCGGGTCCTCCCCGTTCACCACGCCCAGCATGTACCACCTGATGAGCCGGCTCGACCTGGCTGACGGGGTGCTTTATCCGATGGGCGGCTTCACCCGGATCATCAGCGTCATCGCCTCGCTGGCGGAGGACGACGGCGTGAAGATCCTCACCGGCTCCACCGTCACCAGGATCCGCACCACCGCTTCCCCATCCCGCACCGGCTCGTCGTCCCGACGGCGCCCGCGGGCCACCGGCGTGGACTACACCGATGCGTCCGGGCATCCGCTGTCTCTGGACGCCGACCTGGTGGTCTCCGCCGCCGACCTGCACCACACCGAAACGGCGCTGCTGCCCCGCGAACTGCAGACCTATCCCGAGCGTTACTGGAAGCACCGCGTCCCCGGCCCCGGCGGCCTGCTGCTGCATCTGGGCGTCCGCGGCGAGCTGCCGTCCCTGGCACACCACACGCTGCTGTTCACCCGGGACTGGAAAGAGAACTTCGAGAAGATCTTCGGCAAGCACCCCTCGGTGCCGGATCCGGCGTCGCTCTATGTCTGCCGGCCCAGCGCCACCGACCCCGAAGCCGCGCCCGCCGGTCACGAGAACATCTTTGTCCTGGTCCCGGTGCCCTCGGATCCCACGCTGGGCTCCGGCGGAGTCGACGGCGGTGGAGACCCTCGCATCGAGGCCATGGCTGACGCCGTGATCGCGCAGATTTCCGCGTGGGCGGATATCCCCGACCTGGCCGAGCGGATCACTGTCCGGAAAACGGTGGGACCGCAGGACTTCGTGCAGGATCTCAACTCCTGGCGCGGGACCCTCCTGGGCCCGGCCCACGTGCTCAAGCAGAGCGCGTTCTTCCGCGGCTCCAACGCCAGCCGCAAAGTGGACGGGCTGCTCTACGCCGGGGGCTCCACACTGCCCGGCATCGGCCTGCCGATGTGCCTGATCAGCGCCGAACTGGTACTCAAACGGCTCCGCGGCGACACCAGCACCGAAGAGCTGCCGGTTCCGGGGAACGCGGTTCCGGGCCGCGGGAGCGGAGCCTAG
- a CDS encoding phytoene/squalene synthase family protein encodes MAREAGLALYNKVAVQTSSVVIRSYSTSFGLASRLLQPRTRLQIETIYALVRLADEIVDGVAAEAGLAPAEVARHLDALEADTAQALRTGYSVNLVVHAFALTARSTGITEDLTTPFFRSMRADLERTEHTPESFNDYVYGSAEVIGLMCLLCFLQGSEIDDDRAKRLREGAQRLGAAFQKVNFLRDLADDFDTLGRSYFPGITVAAFSEADKHRLLDDIDTDLQVSGASITELPPHARPAVALAQELFSELSRRLRATGAEQLRSTRIRVPNPVKLRIAAGTLYTHRFRRPAPGSPTAGRQQ; translated from the coding sequence ATGGCCCGGGAAGCAGGCCTGGCGCTCTACAACAAGGTCGCGGTCCAAACGTCCTCCGTGGTGATCCGCTCCTATTCCACATCCTTCGGGCTGGCGTCCCGCCTGCTGCAGCCGCGCACCAGGCTGCAGATCGAGACCATTTATGCGCTGGTGCGGCTGGCCGATGAAATAGTCGATGGGGTGGCCGCCGAGGCAGGGCTGGCCCCGGCCGAGGTCGCGCGCCACCTCGATGCGCTGGAGGCAGACACCGCGCAGGCCCTGCGCACCGGGTACAGCGTGAATTTGGTGGTCCACGCCTTCGCCCTGACGGCCCGCAGCACCGGCATCACCGAGGACCTGACGACCCCCTTCTTCCGGTCCATGCGCGCAGACCTGGAACGGACCGAACACACGCCGGAATCCTTCAACGACTACGTCTACGGGTCAGCCGAGGTGATCGGGCTGATGTGCCTGCTCTGCTTCCTGCAGGGCAGCGAGATCGACGACGACCGCGCCAAGCGCCTGAGGGAAGGTGCGCAACGGCTGGGAGCGGCCTTCCAAAAGGTCAATTTCCTCCGCGACCTGGCCGATGATTTCGACACCCTGGGCCGCAGCTACTTCCCCGGCATCACCGTCGCGGCGTTTTCCGAGGCGGACAAGCACCGGCTGCTGGATGACATCGACACAGACCTGCAGGTCTCCGGCGCCTCCATCACCGAGCTGCCGCCGCATGCCCGGCCGGCTGTCGCCCTGGCACAGGAACTGTTCTCCGAGCTGTCCCGCCGGCTGCGTGCCACCGGGGCCGAGCAGCTGCGCAGCACCCGCATCCGCGTGCCTAACCCGGTGAAGCTGCGCATCGCCGCCGGAACCCTCTATACCCACCGCTTCCGCCGTCCGGCGCCGGGAAGCCCCACCGCCGGAAGGCAGCAATGA
- a CDS encoding polyprenyl synthetase family protein, with protein METEPLLDPAIGHEQVESVLQAYFGQAKLRAAKVSPSYLSLWETLEASTAGGKRVRPGILMTAYQHLGGTSLEAAARAGAAFELLHTALIIHDDVIDLDFVRRGHDNVSGVYRARAEEAGQTPEAARHRGMSAGIIAGDLVLSGAFRMLDTVDTDPATRLRLAEILDEAVFASAAGELIDVDFSVSPGAPPVAEILDMERLKTAVYSFEAPLRAGAVLAGADDDVAAALGRFGRDTGIAYQLVDDLLGVFGQESATGKSNLSDLREGKRTVLISHAAQGPHWDELSHLIGCPELTPAEADRARELLVLSGARDFARTLADEHAARARTHLDCPAVPPALRQVLEHILDGAVNRGR; from the coding sequence ATGGAGACTGAACCCCTGCTCGACCCAGCCATCGGACACGAGCAGGTCGAGAGTGTCCTGCAGGCATATTTTGGCCAGGCGAAGCTTCGCGCAGCCAAAGTCAGTCCCAGCTACCTTAGCCTCTGGGAAACACTGGAGGCGTCTACGGCCGGCGGCAAGCGGGTCCGGCCCGGAATCCTGATGACCGCCTACCAGCATCTGGGCGGCACCAGCCTCGAGGCCGCCGCCCGGGCGGGCGCGGCCTTTGAGCTGCTGCACACGGCGCTGATCATCCACGACGACGTGATTGACCTGGACTTTGTGCGCCGCGGCCATGACAACGTGTCCGGGGTGTACCGGGCCCGTGCCGAGGAGGCCGGACAGACGCCCGAGGCAGCCCGGCACCGCGGCATGTCGGCCGGAATCATTGCCGGTGACCTGGTGCTCTCCGGCGCCTTCCGGATGCTGGACACCGTTGACACGGATCCCGCCACCCGGCTCCGGCTGGCGGAGATCCTGGACGAGGCAGTATTCGCCTCCGCTGCCGGCGAGCTGATCGACGTCGACTTCTCCGTCTCCCCGGGGGCGCCGCCGGTGGCCGAAATCCTGGACATGGAACGGCTCAAAACAGCCGTGTACTCCTTCGAAGCGCCGCTGCGCGCCGGGGCGGTGCTCGCCGGAGCGGACGACGACGTCGCCGCCGCCCTGGGGCGCTTTGGCCGGGACACCGGAATCGCCTACCAGCTGGTGGATGACCTGCTGGGAGTCTTTGGGCAGGAGAGCGCCACCGGAAAATCGAACCTGAGCGACCTGCGCGAGGGTAAACGGACGGTCCTGATTTCCCATGCCGCCCAAGGCCCGCACTGGGACGAGCTGTCACACTTGATTGGGTGCCCGGAGCTGACGCCGGCCGAGGCCGACCGTGCCCGCGAACTGCTGGTCCTCTCCGGTGCCCGCGACTTCGCCCGAACCCTGGCCGACGAGCACGCGGCCCGGGCCCGGACCCACCTTGACTGTCCGGCGGTTCCCCCGGCGCTGCGCCAGGTCCTGGAGCACATTCTCGACGGCGCCGTGAACCGGGGACGGTAG
- the idi gene encoding isopentenyl-diphosphate Delta-isomerase has protein sequence MAQRGELVVLVDPDGQPVGTQQKSTVHTTDTPLHLAFSTHVFNRAGQLLVTRRALGKLTWPGVWTNSFCGHPGPGEATADAVLRRADRELGLALRVEDLTLRVPEFRYRAVDASGIVENEICPVYTAVTDADPVPAADEVMDWNWVDPLQLAESVRLAPWAFSPWLVLQLPLLYPPER, from the coding sequence ATGGCGCAACGCGGGGAACTGGTGGTACTTGTGGATCCGGACGGGCAGCCCGTCGGAACGCAGCAAAAATCCACGGTGCACACCACTGATACCCCCCTGCATCTGGCGTTTTCCACTCATGTGTTCAACCGGGCCGGCCAGCTGCTGGTCACGCGGCGCGCCCTGGGCAAGCTGACCTGGCCCGGAGTGTGGACCAATTCCTTCTGCGGGCATCCCGGCCCCGGCGAAGCCACCGCCGACGCCGTCCTGCGCCGGGCGGACCGGGAGCTGGGTCTGGCCCTGCGCGTTGAGGACCTGACCCTGCGGGTTCCGGAATTCCGCTACCGTGCCGTGGATGCCTCGGGCATTGTGGAAAATGAAATCTGTCCGGTGTACACCGCCGTCACCGACGCCGATCCGGTGCCGGCAGCCGATGAGGTGATGGACTGGAACTGGGTCGATCCGCTCCAGCTGGCCGAATCCGTGCGCCTGGCACCGTGGGCCTTCAGTCCGTGGCTGGTGCTGCAGCTGCCCCTGCTGTATCCCCCGGAGCGGTAG
- a CDS encoding glycosyltransferase family 2 protein: MPALLPAVSVVIPCLNDAPALAACLASLAGQTVQPFEIVVVDNNSTDDSAAVARRRGARVVFEPVPGIPAAAAAGYDAARGQIIARCDADCVLPADWIARIAETFAADPSLAALSGPGRFYGFPRPLGGLLSVLYLGSYYLAMGLALGHLPLFGSNLALRTSVWHKIRGKVHREDPEQHDDVCLSLHLGQEYRCRFEPTLVVGMAPRAVIGGANLVRRFRRAFHTLWAHWPGEAPWVRWPRRFTGHGETGHGKNRPAEPTAPGDTAGAAAAPATD, from the coding sequence ATGCCTGCCCTCCTGCCCGCTGTCAGCGTGGTGATTCCCTGCCTCAACGACGCCCCGGCGCTGGCCGCCTGTCTGGCCTCCCTCGCTGGACAGACGGTGCAGCCCTTCGAGATCGTGGTGGTGGACAACAACAGCACCGATGACAGTGCCGCCGTGGCCCGCCGGCGCGGAGCCCGCGTGGTGTTTGAGCCGGTGCCCGGCATCCCGGCCGCCGCAGCCGCCGGATACGACGCCGCCCGCGGCCAGATCATTGCGCGCTGCGACGCCGACTGCGTGCTGCCCGCGGATTGGATTGCGAGAATAGCTGAAACCTTCGCCGCCGATCCGTCCCTGGCTGCGCTCTCCGGGCCGGGCCGGTTTTACGGTTTTCCCCGTCCGCTGGGAGGGCTGCTCAGCGTGCTCTACCTCGGGTCCTACTACCTGGCCATGGGCCTGGCCCTGGGCCACCTGCCGCTGTTCGGCTCGAACCTCGCGCTGCGTACCTCGGTGTGGCACAAAATCCGCGGGAAGGTGCACCGGGAGGATCCCGAGCAGCACGACGACGTGTGCCTGAGCCTGCATCTGGGCCAGGAGTACCGCTGTCGCTTCGAGCCGACGCTGGTGGTCGGAATGGCGCCACGGGCAGTGATCGGCGGCGCCAACCTGGTCCGCCGTTTCCGCCGCGCCTTCCACACCCTGTGGGCGCATTGGCCCGGGGAGGCTCCGTGGGTGCGCTGGCCCCGCCGCTTCACCGGGCACGGGGAGACCGGGCACGGGAAGAACAGGCCTGCTGAACCTACCGCTCCGGGGGATACAGCAGGGGCAGCTGCAGCACCAGCCACGGACTGA
- a CDS encoding VOC family protein — protein sequence MSWGLIREMGHVSIQTTDVDAAVSDATGLLGLRVTEVAGRETYLAASAVHHELVYVESDTNGIHSLGLVARDGDALREIRRRVEAENLPIISEKPVSAGVQDGFSFVGPEDWVFDIYTDLQANEVGALSFGPDRYGHINFHPRNVRAMMEFLARVLDFRLSDVIGDDYAYFMRCNPDHHGIALIQGKGTFHHHAWQTQSIADLGKLGDRLNRVGRELIWGPVRHGAGHNIAAYYVESSGAVVELYTDLEQIYDDARPPVKWGAQDNWWNMWGSYRPEEFRSFGIPPVSGRR from the coding sequence ATGTCATGGGGCTTGATCAGGGAAATGGGCCATGTGTCCATCCAGACCACTGATGTTGACGCAGCGGTGTCCGACGCGACCGGGCTGCTTGGCCTGCGGGTCACCGAGGTAGCAGGACGTGAGACGTACCTGGCGGCATCGGCAGTTCACCATGAACTGGTGTACGTCGAATCGGATACCAACGGCATACACTCGCTGGGCCTGGTGGCCCGGGACGGTGACGCCCTGCGGGAAATCCGACGCCGGGTGGAAGCTGAGAACCTGCCCATCATCAGCGAAAAACCTGTGTCCGCCGGCGTGCAGGACGGTTTCAGTTTTGTCGGCCCGGAAGACTGGGTATTCGACATCTACACCGATTTGCAGGCCAATGAGGTTGGAGCGCTGTCCTTCGGGCCGGACCGCTACGGCCACATCAACTTCCACCCCCGCAACGTCCGGGCCATGATGGAGTTCCTGGCGCGAGTGCTGGATTTCCGCCTCTCCGACGTCATCGGAGACGATTACGCGTACTTTATGCGGTGTAATCCGGACCATCATGGCATCGCGCTCATCCAAGGGAAGGGAACTTTCCATCACCATGCCTGGCAGACCCAGTCCATCGCGGACCTCGGGAAGTTGGGGGACCGGCTCAACAGGGTTGGGCGGGAGCTGATCTGGGGCCCCGTGCGTCACGGCGCAGGACACAATATTGCCGCCTATTACGTAGAGTCTTCGGGTGCGGTCGTGGAACTCTACACGGATCTGGAACAAATCTACGATGACGCCCGTCCACCCGTTAAGTGGGGGGCTCAGGATAACTGGTGGAACATGTGGGGCTCTTACCGCCCTGAAGAGTTCCGCTCCTTTGGGATCCCACCGGTCTCCGGACGGCGCTGA
- a CDS encoding FAD-dependent monooxygenase, with protein MDQHSETDVLVVGAGPIGMTVAALLADYGVNVVLAEKQATTSDAPRAISATDETLRVLAEIGVLDQLLPEMLTDTGARYFGRKGQLLAEVRPGRPRLGQPGKSQFDQPVMESLLLEAVRGRDRIDLRFESEVLEVRDRGSYAESVIKDASGVRTVRSQWVLACDGGKSPVRTQLGIPLQGSTQAQQWIVVDIAGSKVKTEKFAEFHCNGKRPVVQVPGAKSRRRYEFMLLPGESAEEVTAPAFIAGLVAPFEAVEPQNIRRAAVYVAHQRIAGAYRKGRVILAGDAAHLMPPFAGQALNAGIRDAANLAWKIAASVVDGAPEALLDSYAQERRPHTAEMVRLSHLIGRVVMATNPAAAALRDQLIAATSLLPPLNRWITQMRFLKQPHYSTGCLVPPGTEVPKAAAATVGTALAQPLVRDENGEENLLDAVLGRGWTRLDFYGGNRIGIAPIGTGDAGRRPGQVTDVGGAFSTLPAGTSLIVRPDRYVAAACRSGSEHTALEKLAVLVPGLRRATHGADRNV; from the coding sequence ATGGATCAGCACAGCGAAACAGATGTCCTGGTAGTCGGGGCCGGTCCGATCGGCATGACGGTGGCTGCCCTGCTGGCTGACTACGGCGTGAACGTGGTGCTGGCCGAGAAGCAGGCCACCACCAGTGACGCGCCACGGGCCATCAGTGCGACGGACGAGACACTGCGCGTCTTGGCGGAGATCGGTGTGCTGGACCAGCTTCTTCCCGAAATGCTGACGGACACCGGGGCGCGGTATTTCGGCCGCAAAGGGCAGCTCCTGGCCGAGGTGCGCCCCGGCCGGCCGCGCCTCGGACAACCGGGCAAATCCCAGTTCGATCAGCCGGTCATGGAATCCCTCCTTCTGGAAGCCGTCAGAGGCCGCGATCGGATTGACCTGCGCTTTGAATCCGAGGTTCTCGAGGTGAGGGACCGTGGGAGCTACGCCGAATCGGTCATCAAGGATGCCTCCGGAGTCAGAACGGTTCGATCTCAGTGGGTTCTAGCCTGCGACGGCGGCAAGAGCCCCGTCCGCACCCAGCTGGGAATCCCGCTGCAGGGCAGTACCCAGGCACAGCAGTGGATTGTGGTCGACATTGCCGGCTCGAAAGTGAAGACCGAGAAATTTGCCGAGTTCCACTGCAACGGCAAGCGCCCGGTTGTTCAGGTCCCCGGAGCGAAAAGCCGGCGGCGGTACGAATTTATGCTCCTGCCCGGCGAGAGTGCCGAGGAAGTTACTGCCCCGGCCTTTATTGCGGGGCTGGTGGCACCCTTCGAAGCCGTCGAACCGCAGAATATTCGCCGGGCCGCCGTATATGTGGCCCACCAGCGCATTGCCGGCGCGTACCGCAAAGGGCGGGTGATCCTCGCCGGCGACGCGGCGCACCTCATGCCGCCGTTTGCCGGGCAGGCGCTCAATGCAGGCATCCGGGACGCGGCCAATCTGGCCTGGAAAATCGCTGCGAGCGTAGTAGACGGTGCGCCGGAGGCTCTGCTCGACAGTTACGCCCAGGAACGCAGGCCGCACACCGCGGAGATGGTCAGGCTTTCCCATCTCATCGGCAGGGTGGTGATGGCAACAAACCCGGCGGCCGCCGCGCTCCGGGATCAGCTGATTGCTGCCACCTCGTTGCTGCCGCCGCTGAACCGCTGGATCACTCAGATGCGGTTCCTCAAGCAACCGCATTACAGCACGGGGTGCCTCGTCCCGCCGGGAACAGAAGTTCCTAAAGCGGCGGCAGCCACCGTGGGCACAGCACTTGCTCAGCCACTGGTCCGGGATGAGAACGGCGAGGAAAACCTTCTTGACGCGGTGCTCGGACGAGGCTGGACGCGGCTGGACTTTTACGGCGGGAACCGGATCGGCATTGCGCCCATCGGAACCGGCGATGCAGGGCGCCGTCCGGGACAGGTCACCGACGTCGGAGGCGCTTTCAGCACGCTGCCTGCGGGTACATCACTTATTGTCCGCCCCGACCGCTACGTGGCAGCGGCCTGCAGGTCCGGCAGTGAGCACACAGCACTGGAAAAGCTGGCCGTGCTGGTCCCGGGGCTGCGCAGGGCGACCCATGGAGCCGACAGGAATGTTTAG
- a CDS encoding fumarylacetoacetate hydrolase family protein: MHYASFVSPEGTPSWGIVEDAKVYDLGPGGLDLAPTLSDAVREGIFGTVSRDQFAAAPAVDEADVRFLPPVTKPEKIICIGVNYRSHQEETGKVEQKAPTVFTRFADTQMGHLAPALMPASTTQFDYEGEMALVISHDAWQVPKEEAFDYVAGYGAYNDFSVRDWQRNASQWIPGKNFPGTGAFGPYLVPASDIEDLDSMVLQTRVNGEVRQQAALGDLYFSIPELIEYVTGFTKLSAGDVIVTGTPGGVGLFMEPQGLLSEGDVVEVEITGLGVLRNTVQRSE; the protein is encoded by the coding sequence GGGCATCGTCGAGGATGCCAAGGTCTACGACCTGGGCCCCGGCGGCCTGGACCTCGCCCCGACGCTTTCCGACGCGGTACGGGAAGGCATTTTCGGAACTGTCTCACGCGACCAGTTCGCTGCCGCCCCCGCTGTCGACGAGGCGGATGTCCGGTTCCTCCCACCGGTTACGAAACCGGAAAAGATCATCTGCATCGGTGTGAACTACCGCAGTCATCAGGAAGAAACCGGCAAGGTGGAACAGAAGGCACCCACAGTCTTCACGCGTTTCGCCGATACACAGATGGGCCACCTTGCTCCGGCCCTCATGCCTGCCTCCACTACCCAGTTCGACTACGAGGGTGAAATGGCCCTGGTCATTTCCCATGACGCCTGGCAGGTGCCCAAGGAAGAGGCATTCGACTACGTCGCCGGTTACGGTGCCTACAACGACTTCTCCGTGCGGGACTGGCAGCGCAACGCCTCACAGTGGATTCCGGGCAAGAACTTCCCGGGGACCGGAGCATTCGGACCCTATCTGGTTCCCGCCTCCGATATCGAAGACCTCGACTCCATGGTCCTGCAGACCCGGGTCAACGGTGAGGTCCGACAGCAAGCTGCTCTCGGTGATCTCTACTTCTCCATCCCCGAACTCATCGAATACGTCACGGGCTTCACCAAGCTCTCGGCCGGCGACGTCATTGTGACTGGAACCCCCGGAGGAGTCGGTCTCTTTATGGAGCCTCAGGGCCTGCTCAGCGAGGGCGACGTCGTGGAGGTTGAAATCACCGGACTAGGTGTCCTCCGCAACACGGTCCAGCGCAGCGAATAA